The Streptomyces nitrosporeus genome includes a window with the following:
- a CDS encoding SDR family oxidoreductase, with protein MTVQDSGKVALITGASRGIGYGIAEALVARGDRVVITGRGEDALKEAVGKLGSDRALGIAGKAHDTGHQAEAVERAMEAFGRVDFLINNAGTNPVFGPMAELDLNVARKVYETNVISALGFAQQTWRAWQKENGGAIVNIASVAGVSASPFIGAYGMSKAAMVNLTLQLAHEFAPVVRVNAIAPAVVKTRFAEALYEGREAEAAAAYPLARLGVPEDIGGAAAFLTSGQSDWITGQTLVVDGGIFLNAGVA; from the coding sequence ATGACTGTGCAGGACAGTGGCAAGGTCGCGCTCATCACGGGTGCGAGCCGGGGCATCGGCTACGGGATCGCCGAGGCGCTCGTCGCCCGGGGCGACCGCGTGGTCATCACGGGCAGGGGCGAGGACGCCCTCAAGGAGGCGGTCGGGAAGCTCGGCTCCGACCGCGCCCTCGGCATCGCGGGCAAGGCGCACGACACGGGCCACCAGGCGGAGGCCGTCGAGAGGGCCATGGAGGCGTTCGGCCGGGTCGACTTCCTGATCAACAACGCCGGTACGAACCCGGTCTTCGGCCCGATGGCCGAACTCGACCTGAACGTCGCGCGCAAGGTCTACGAGACCAACGTGATCTCCGCGCTCGGCTTCGCCCAGCAGACGTGGAGGGCGTGGCAGAAGGAGAACGGCGGTGCGATCGTCAACATCGCCTCCGTCGCCGGGGTCTCCGCCTCGCCGTTCATCGGCGCGTACGGCATGAGCAAGGCCGCCATGGTCAACCTGACCCTCCAGCTGGCGCACGAGTTCGCACCCGTCGTACGGGTCAACGCCATCGCCCCGGCCGTGGTGAAGACCCGCTTCGCCGAGGCGCTGTACGAGGGCCGGGAGGCGGAGGCGGCGGCGGCCTACCCCCTCGCCCGGCTCGGGGTCCCCGAGGACATCGGGGGTGCCGCGGCATTCCTCACCTCCGGCCAGTCCGACTGGATCACGGGGCAGACGCTGGTGGTCGACGGCGGTATTTTCCTGAACGCGGGCGTCGCCTGA
- a CDS encoding ABC transporter substrate-binding protein: protein MFYRASLQAAAALASLSLVAGCGLLSDSGSETSQQISVGTTSSPSTLDPAAAWDGSWELMRNVFQTLVSFPTGATSPAPDAAECEFTDNTSMAYRCELRGGLKFSNGEKLDAEAVKYSIDRILKIKVKGGPAGMLGSLDRVETKDDNVVVFHLNKADATFPFILATPAMSLVAPGDYPADKIRDDGKVTGSGPYVLESYEAGNKAELTKNPEYKGFADRKNDAVTIRYFKDSEPMVEALKNDEIDATYRGLTAEEVVALEDNKKDNNGLQVVETVGADIRFLVFHPDDPAAGRLPVRKAVAQLVDRDALVAKVYQGTAEPLYSMVPKGIAGHTTSFFDTFGDPDADKAARILAEADISTPVQMTLWYTTDRYGSSTGPEFEELKRQLEASGLFRIKLKSAPWTAFQEGFTKGEYPAFGRGWFPDFPDPDNFIAPFVGPDSVTGTPYLSKEITEELLPASRKVSDRGAVSKEFKRAQEVLVEDVRLLPLWQGKLYVAAGEDIGGGERALDPQTVMQLWELYRKQSW, encoded by the coding sequence GTGTTCTACCGGGCCAGTCTGCAGGCTGCTGCAGCCCTTGCTTCCCTCTCTCTGGTGGCCGGCTGCGGCCTGTTGTCCGACAGCGGTTCGGAGACGAGCCAGCAGATATCCGTCGGGACGACCAGCTCCCCCTCGACGCTCGATCCGGCAGCGGCCTGGGACGGCTCCTGGGAGCTCATGCGGAACGTGTTCCAGACACTGGTGAGCTTCCCGACCGGTGCGACGAGCCCCGCGCCCGACGCCGCGGAGTGCGAGTTCACCGACAACACGAGCATGGCCTACCGGTGCGAGCTCCGCGGCGGCCTCAAGTTCTCCAACGGCGAGAAGCTCGACGCGGAAGCCGTGAAGTACTCCATCGACCGGATCCTCAAGATCAAGGTCAAGGGCGGCCCGGCCGGCATGCTCGGCTCTCTCGACCGGGTGGAGACCAAGGACGACAACGTCGTCGTCTTCCACCTGAACAAGGCCGACGCCACGTTCCCCTTCATCCTGGCCACCCCCGCGATGTCACTCGTCGCCCCCGGCGACTACCCGGCCGACAAGATCCGCGACGACGGGAAGGTCACCGGCTCCGGTCCCTACGTCCTGGAGTCGTACGAGGCCGGGAACAAGGCCGAACTGACGAAGAACCCGGAGTACAAGGGCTTCGCCGACCGCAAGAACGACGCGGTCACCATCCGGTACTTCAAGGACTCCGAGCCCATGGTGGAGGCCCTGAAGAACGACGAGATCGACGCCACCTACCGAGGGCTGACCGCCGAGGAGGTCGTCGCCCTCGAGGACAACAAGAAGGACAACAACGGCCTCCAGGTCGTCGAGACCGTCGGGGCCGACATCCGCTTCCTCGTCTTCCACCCCGACGACCCGGCGGCCGGCAGGCTCCCGGTCCGCAAGGCCGTCGCCCAGCTGGTGGACCGGGACGCCCTCGTCGCCAAGGTCTACCAGGGCACCGCCGAGCCGCTGTACTCCATGGTCCCCAAGGGCATCGCCGGCCACACCACCAGCTTCTTCGACACCTTCGGCGACCCGGACGCGGACAAGGCCGCGCGGATCCTCGCCGAGGCGGACATCAGCACCCCGGTCCAGATGACCCTCTGGTACACGACCGACCGCTACGGTTCCTCCACCGGGCCGGAGTTCGAGGAGCTGAAGCGCCAGCTGGAGGCGTCCGGGCTCTTCAGGATCAAGCTGAAGAGCGCTCCGTGGACGGCGTTCCAGGAGGGCTTCACCAAGGGGGAGTACCCGGCCTTCGGGCGCGGCTGGTTCCCGGACTTCCCGGACCCGGACAACTTCATCGCCCCGTTCGTCGGCCCGGACAGCGTCACCGGTACGCCCTACCTCTCCAAGGAGATCACCGAGGAACTGCTGCCGGCGTCCCGCAAGGTGAGCGACCGCGGAGCCGTCTCCAAGGAGTTCAAGCGGGCCCAGGAGGTCCTCGTCGAGGACGTACGGCTGCTGCCGCTGTGGCAGGGCAAGCTCTACGTCGCGGCGGGCGAGGACATCGGCGGCGGGGAGCGCGCGCTCGACCCGCAGACGGTTATGCAGCTGTGGGAGCTCTACCGCAAGCAGAGCTGGTAA
- the ung gene encoding uracil-DNA glycosylase produces the protein MTDTDLLPESWRGVLGEELQKPYFKELMEFVEEERAKGPVYPPRDQVFAALEATPYDQVKVLVLGQDPYHGEGQGHGLCFSVRPGVRTPPSLRNIYKEMNDELGLPVPDNGYLMPWAEQGVLLLNAVLTVRGGEANSHKSKGWEKFTDAVIRAVADRSDPAVFVLWGNYAQKKLPLIDQERHAVVKGAHPSPLSAKKWFGSRPFTQINEAVAAQGHEAIDWRIPDLG, from the coding sequence GTGACCGACACCGACCTGCTGCCCGAGTCCTGGCGCGGCGTCCTCGGCGAAGAGCTGCAGAAGCCCTACTTCAAGGAGCTCATGGAGTTCGTCGAGGAGGAGCGGGCCAAGGGGCCGGTGTACCCGCCGCGCGACCAGGTGTTCGCCGCGCTGGAGGCGACCCCCTACGACCAGGTGAAGGTCCTGGTGCTGGGCCAGGACCCGTACCACGGTGAGGGGCAGGGGCACGGGCTCTGCTTCTCGGTGCGGCCCGGGGTCAGGACGCCTCCCTCGCTGCGCAACATCTACAAGGAGATGAACGACGAGCTCGGCCTGCCGGTCCCGGACAACGGCTACCTCATGCCGTGGGCCGAGCAGGGCGTCCTCCTCCTGAACGCGGTGCTGACCGTCCGGGGCGGCGAGGCGAACTCGCACAAGTCCAAGGGCTGGGAGAAGTTCACGGACGCGGTGATCCGCGCCGTGGCCGACCGGTCCGACCCGGCGGTCTTCGTCCTCTGGGGCAACTACGCGCAGAAGAAGCTCCCCCTGATCGACCAGGAGCGCCACGCGGTGGTGAAGGGCGCGCACCCCTCGCCGCTGTCCGCGAAGAAGTGGTTCGGCTCCCGCCCCTTCACCCAGATCAACGAGGCGGTCGCCGCACAGGGGCACGAGGCCATCGACTGGCGGATCCCCGACCTGGGCTGA
- a CDS encoding DinB family protein produces MTTDERTSPALDAAEREMLEGRPDYHRATLAAKCAGLSDEQLRQASVPPSEFTLLGLVRHLAENERGRFREVPAGEEVPPLYGTPEDPDGEFHVTEEDTWEEARTTWLAEIEAARANVAGLGLDSLSAGLSRRGEPFSLRWIYTHMIEEYARHNGHADLVRERIDGATGV; encoded by the coding sequence ATGACGACAGACGAACGGACCTCACCCGCCCTGGACGCCGCCGAACGGGAGATGCTGGAGGGCCGGCCGGACTACCACCGCGCGACGCTGGCCGCGAAGTGCGCGGGGCTCAGCGACGAACAGCTCCGGCAGGCGTCGGTGCCCCCGTCCGAGTTCACCCTGCTCGGTCTCGTACGGCACCTCGCCGAGAACGAGCGGGGCCGGTTCCGCGAGGTGCCGGCGGGTGAGGAGGTCCCGCCCCTCTACGGCACCCCCGAGGACCCGGACGGGGAGTTCCATGTGACGGAGGAGGACACCTGGGAGGAGGCCCGCACCACCTGGCTCGCCGAGATCGAGGCGGCCAGGGCGAATGTCGCCGGTCTCGGGCTGGACTCCCTGTCGGCCGGTCTCAGCCGGCGGGGCGAGCCGTTCAGCCTGCGCTGGATCTACACCCACATGATCGAGGAGTACGCGCGGCACAACGGCCACGCCGACCTCGTACGGGAACGGATCGACGGCGCCACCGGCGTCTGA
- a CDS encoding Gfo/Idh/MocA family protein, giving the protein MKVGCIGLGDIARKAYLPVLTALPGVELHLQTRTPATLSAVADAHRIPAAQRHTDLDSLLAAGPDAVFVHAPTSAHPEIAGRLLDAGVPTYVDKPLAYELAESERLVALAQERGTALAVGFNRRLAPAYAQCAGRPRDLILMQKNRVGLPEDPRTMVLDDFIHVVDTLRFLAPGPVTDTAVRARITDGLMHHVVLQLSGDGFTAIGTMNRRSGSAEEILEVSGQDTKRQVLNLSDVVDHEGPTTVRRRGDWVPVARQRGIEQCVLRFLEAVRAGEALDAQDALETHRLCERVLQEAREQAS; this is encoded by the coding sequence GTGAAGGTCGGCTGCATCGGGCTCGGCGACATCGCACGCAAGGCGTACCTGCCGGTACTGACGGCGCTGCCGGGCGTCGAACTGCATCTGCAGACCCGTACCCCGGCCACCCTGTCGGCCGTCGCCGACGCCCACCGCATCCCCGCCGCGCAGCGCCACACGGACCTGGACTCGCTGCTCGCGGCCGGTCCGGACGCGGTCTTCGTCCACGCCCCGACCTCGGCGCACCCGGAGATCGCGGGGCGCCTCCTCGACGCCGGGGTCCCCACCTACGTCGACAAGCCGCTCGCCTACGAACTCGCGGAATCGGAACGGCTGGTGGCCCTCGCCCAGGAGCGCGGCACCGCGCTCGCCGTCGGCTTCAACCGGCGGCTCGCCCCGGCGTACGCCCAGTGCGCCGGACGGCCGCGCGATCTGATCCTCATGCAGAAGAACCGCGTCGGGCTGCCCGAGGACCCGCGGACCATGGTCCTGGACGATTTCATCCATGTCGTCGACACCCTGCGCTTCCTCGCACCCGGCCCGGTGACGGACACCGCCGTCAGGGCGCGGATCACCGACGGCCTGATGCACCACGTGGTGCTCCAGCTGTCCGGTGACGGCTTCACCGCCATCGGGACCATGAACCGGCGGAGCGGCTCGGCGGAGGAGATCCTCGAGGTCTCCGGCCAGGACACCAAGCGGCAGGTGCTCAACCTCTCGGACGTCGTCGACCACGAGGGCCCGACCACCGTGCGGCGGCGCGGCGACTGGGTGCCGGTCGCACGGCAGCGCGGTATCGAACAGTGCGTGCTCCGCTTCCTGGAGGCGGTACGGGCGGGCGAGGCCCTCGACGCCCAGGACGCGCTGGAGACCCACCGGTTGTGCGAGCGGGTGCTCCAGGAAGCACGGGAACAGGCTTCCTGA
- the lnt gene encoding apolipoprotein N-acyltransferase has protein sequence MPMWFGRLRGDRSAGGAGAAPAVPGGRLRRVRAGRCAGALIAGALPALAFPAPSLWWLAYVALVPWLLLIASADTGRRAALDGWLGGTGFILAVHHWLMPSLHVFILVLAALLGLLWAPWGLLVSRALGGTPAPSRAVAAVAVVPSGWLMIELIRSWEGLGGPWGLLGASQWQSGPGLRTASVGGVWLVSLLVVAVNTAVALLLTRPAARTAAVACLAACAVGVAAVQVWAPAPSTAGTARIAVVQPGVISGPGSVERRFARSEELTRSLTDGADGSGESDGTFQAGEGRGTGEDIDLVVWGESSVGVDLTRSPATTGRLAALSREVGADILVNMDARRTDAPDRSGIFKSAVLVGPDGPTGDRYDKMRLVPFGEYVPARSVLGWATSVGKAAGEDRLRGDTPVVMDLPDADGLRIGPLVCFETAFPDMSRRLVLDGAQVLVAQSSTSTFQHSWAPAQHASLGALRAAESGRPMVHATLTGVSAVYGPRGGRVGPRIGTGASRALVYDVPLAVGTTLYVRLGAWPVYGALAVLAGYLGRAGLRRLGSPRREP, from the coding sequence ATGTGGTTCGGGCGGCTCAGGGGGGACCGGTCCGCCGGTGGTGCCGGGGCCGCCCCGGCGGTGCCGGGCGGCCGGCTGCGGCGGGTACGCGCGGGACGCTGCGCCGGCGCCCTGATCGCGGGCGCCCTCCCGGCCCTGGCCTTCCCCGCGCCCTCGCTGTGGTGGCTCGCGTACGTGGCGCTGGTGCCCTGGCTGCTGCTGATCGCGTCGGCGGACACGGGGCGCCGGGCGGCTCTGGACGGATGGCTCGGCGGTACGGGTTTCATACTGGCCGTGCACCACTGGCTGATGCCGAGCCTGCACGTGTTCATCCTGGTGCTCGCGGCCCTGCTCGGTCTGTTGTGGGCCCCCTGGGGCCTGCTGGTGTCCCGGGCGCTCGGGGGGACGCCCGCGCCGTCCCGCGCGGTGGCCGCCGTGGCGGTCGTACCGTCCGGCTGGCTGATGATCGAACTGATCCGCTCGTGGGAGGGGCTCGGCGGCCCGTGGGGCCTGCTGGGGGCGAGCCAGTGGCAGTCCGGGCCCGGCCTGCGCACCGCGTCGGTGGGGGGTGTGTGGCTGGTCAGCCTGCTCGTGGTGGCGGTGAACACCGCCGTCGCCCTGCTGCTCACCCGGCCTGCGGCGCGTACGGCCGCCGTCGCGTGCCTGGCCGCGTGCGCGGTGGGTGTGGCCGCCGTCCAGGTCTGGGCACCCGCACCGTCGACCGCCGGTACGGCCAGGATCGCGGTGGTGCAGCCCGGTGTGATCAGCGGCCCCGGCAGCGTCGAACGCCGGTTCGCCCGGAGTGAGGAGCTGACCCGCTCCCTCACGGACGGGGCGGACGGGAGCGGTGAGTCGGACGGGACGTTCCAGGCGGGTGAGGGCCGTGGGACGGGTGAGGACATCGACCTGGTGGTGTGGGGCGAGAGCAGTGTCGGTGTGGACCTGACGCGCAGCCCGGCCACCACGGGCCGGCTCGCCGCGCTCTCCCGCGAGGTCGGTGCGGACATCCTGGTGAACATGGACGCCCGGCGCACCGACGCCCCGGACCGCAGCGGCATCTTCAAGTCCGCGGTCCTGGTGGGGCCCGACGGTCCGACCGGGGACCGGTACGACAAGATGCGCCTGGTCCCGTTCGGTGAGTACGTCCCGGCCCGTTCCGTGCTCGGCTGGGCGACCTCGGTGGGCAAGGCCGCGGGCGAGGACCGGCTGCGCGGTGACACCCCGGTGGTGATGGACCTGCCGGACGCGGACGGGCTGCGGATCGGGCCGCTGGTCTGTTTCGAGACGGCGTTCCCCGACATGAGCAGACGGCTGGTCCTGGACGGGGCCCAGGTGCTGGTCGCCCAGTCCTCCACCTCGACCTTCCAGCACAGCTGGGCTCCGGCCCAGCACGCCTCGCTCGGGGCTCTGCGGGCGGCCGAGAGCGGACGCCCGATGGTGCACGCCACCCTCACGGGGGTGAGCGCGGTGTACGGCCCGCGGGGCGGCCGGGTGGGGCCGCGGATCGGCACCGGCGCGAGCCGGGCACTGGTCTACGACGTACCGCTCGCCGTGGGCACCACGCTCTACGTCCGGCTGGGCGCCTGGCCGGTGTACGGCGCCCTGGCGGTCCTGGCCGGATACCTGGGCCGGGCGGGGCTGCGGCGGCTCGGAAGTCCGCGGCGGGAGCCGTGA